Proteins from a genomic interval of Marmoricola sp. OAE513:
- a CDS encoding YciI family protein translates to MPTYLIAFNAEWVPELTDDDIMAASRTSSALTAEMKEAGVWVFGAGLDDDSLVGSADLVDGRSVLRDGPYTETKEHLGGFCVVDVPDDASAHYWAGRMAVACGWPQEVHRIMTAPHLR, encoded by the coding sequence ATGCCTACGTACCTGATCGCTTTCAACGCCGAGTGGGTCCCCGAGCTGACCGACGACGACATCATGGCGGCGTCCCGGACCTCGAGCGCGCTGACCGCCGAGATGAAGGAGGCCGGCGTCTGGGTGTTCGGCGCCGGGCTCGACGACGACTCCCTCGTCGGCTCCGCGGACCTGGTCGACGGCAGGTCCGTGCTGCGCGACGGCCCGTACACCGAGACGAAGGAACACCTGGGCGGCTTCTGCGTCGTCGACGTACCGGACGACGCGTCGGCGCACTACTGGGCCGGAAGGATGGCCGTCGCGTGCGGATGGCCGCAGGAGGTGCACCGCATCATGACCGCGCCGCACCTGCGCTAG
- a CDS encoding cystathionine beta-synthase, with protein sequence MDYANSLLDLIGNTPLVKLGKTLDRAEGTGGPLVLAKVEYLNPGGSVKDRIARRMIDAAEASGELKPGGTIVEPTSGNTGVGLALVAQQRGYRCVFVCPDKVSEDKRNVLKAYGAEVVVCPTAVAPEHPDSYYNVSDRLASQPGAWKPDQYSNPNNPRSHYEDTGPEIWRQTDGKITHFVCGMGTGGTISGVGRYLKEQNPAIQVIGADPAGSVYSGGTGRPYLVEGVGEDFWPDTYDRTVADRVIEVSDADSFAFTRRLAREEGLLVGGSSGMAAFAAAQLAAEITATSAGPDAVIVVLLPDSGRGYLTKVFNDDWLAQYGFLAAQDDQTVGEVLRGKSGELPSMVHTHPTETVAEAIHILKEYGVSQMPVVRAEPPVMAAEVAGSVSERALLEALFAGQAKLADQVEAHMSPALPTIGASAGVAEAITALGDADALLVQEDGRPVGVLTRADLLTFLAAFR encoded by the coding sequence ATGGACTACGCGAACTCGCTCCTCGACCTGATCGGCAACACCCCGCTGGTCAAGCTCGGGAAGACACTGGACCGCGCTGAAGGCACCGGGGGACCCCTGGTGCTGGCGAAGGTCGAGTACCTCAACCCGGGCGGTTCGGTGAAGGACCGCATCGCCCGGCGGATGATCGACGCGGCCGAGGCGTCCGGTGAGCTCAAGCCCGGCGGCACCATCGTCGAGCCGACCTCCGGGAACACCGGGGTGGGCCTCGCGCTGGTCGCCCAGCAGCGCGGCTACCGGTGCGTGTTCGTGTGTCCGGACAAGGTCAGCGAGGACAAGCGCAACGTGCTCAAGGCGTACGGCGCCGAGGTGGTCGTCTGCCCGACAGCCGTCGCGCCGGAGCACCCGGACTCCTACTACAACGTCTCCGACCGGCTGGCCTCCCAGCCGGGCGCGTGGAAGCCGGACCAGTACTCCAACCCGAACAACCCGCGGTCGCACTACGAGGACACCGGACCGGAGATCTGGCGGCAGACCGACGGGAAGATCACCCACTTCGTCTGCGGGATGGGCACCGGCGGCACCATCTCGGGCGTCGGTCGCTACCTCAAGGAGCAGAACCCCGCTATCCAGGTGATCGGCGCGGACCCGGCCGGCTCGGTGTACTCCGGCGGCACGGGGCGCCCGTACCTGGTCGAGGGTGTAGGTGAGGACTTCTGGCCCGACACCTACGACCGCACGGTCGCCGACCGGGTCATCGAGGTCTCCGACGCCGATTCGTTCGCCTTCACCCGCAGGCTCGCGCGCGAGGAGGGCCTCCTGGTCGGGGGCTCGTCCGGCATGGCTGCGTTCGCTGCCGCGCAGCTGGCTGCCGAGATCACAGCGACATCCGCGGGCCCCGACGCGGTCATCGTGGTGCTGCTGCCCGACTCCGGTCGCGGCTACCTGACCAAGGTCTTCAACGACGACTGGCTCGCGCAGTACGGCTTCCTGGCGGCCCAGGACGACCAGACCGTCGGCGAGGTGCTCCGCGGCAAGTCCGGCGAGCTGCCCTCGATGGTGCACACGCACCCGACCGAGACCGTCGCCGAGGCCATCCACATCCTCAAGGAGTACGGCGTCTCGCAGATGCCGGTGGTCCGGGCCGAGCCGCCCGTGATGGCTGCCGAGGTCGCCGGATCGGTCTCCGAGCGGGCCCTGCTGGAGGCGCTGTTCGCCGGTCAGGCCAAGCTCGCCGACCAGGTCGAGGCCCACATGAGCCCAGCCCTGCCCACGATCGGTGCCTCGGCGGGCGTCGCCGAGGCGATCACTGCCCTGGGGGACGCAGATGCGTTGCTGGTGCAGGAGGACGGCCGTCCCGTCGGCGTCCTGACCCGGGCCGACCTGCTCACCTTCCTCGCCGCCTTCCGGTAG
- a CDS encoding YcnI family protein, giving the protein MSVRRTAARLVALPAAVVGFGALAAAPALAHVTITPDSGAAESYTVLTVSVPHGCEGSPTTKIAISIPEEINAVTPTRNALWDVEKKLVTLAEPVKDAHGNEITERVGQVVYTAKAPLPDGYRDAFELSLQVPDAVGKTLAFPVIQTCVKGETKWNETAAEGAPEPEHPAPTLTVTESTGDGHHGSASGEAEESSHGEKSSDDEGASKGLAYTGLGVGVLGLLAGAAALAKSRKA; this is encoded by the coding sequence ATGTCTGTTCGTCGTACCGCCGCGCGCCTCGTCGCGCTCCCTGCCGCCGTCGTGGGCTTCGGTGCCCTCGCTGCCGCACCTGCCCTCGCCCACGTCACGATCACGCCGGACTCCGGTGCCGCCGAGAGCTACACGGTGCTGACCGTGAGCGTCCCGCACGGCTGCGAGGGGTCGCCGACCACCAAGATCGCGATCAGCATCCCGGAGGAGATCAACGCCGTCACCCCGACCCGGAACGCTCTGTGGGACGTCGAGAAGAAGCTCGTCACGCTCGCGGAGCCCGTCAAGGATGCTCACGGCAACGAGATCACCGAGCGGGTCGGCCAGGTCGTCTACACCGCGAAGGCCCCGCTGCCCGACGGCTACCGGGATGCCTTCGAGCTGTCGCTCCAGGTGCCGGACGCGGTCGGCAAGACGCTCGCCTTCCCGGTCATCCAGACCTGCGTCAAGGGCGAGACCAAGTGGAACGAGACGGCGGCCGAGGGTGCGCCGGAGCCGGAGCACCCGGCGCCGACGCTGACGGTGACCGAGAGCACCGGCGACGGCCACCACGGCAGCGCCTCGGGTGAGGCCGAGGAGTCCTCGCACGGCGAGAAGTCCTCCGACGACGAGGGCGCCTCGAAGGGCCTTGCCTACACCGGCCTGGGTGTCGGTGTGCTGGGTCTGCTCGCCGGCGCTGCGGCGCTTGCCAAGAGCCGCAAGGCCTGA
- a CDS encoding copper resistance protein CopC: MPVLTALLALIGAVLTAGPASAHATLIGTDPTEGQVLASAPPSVTFSFDEPVRSSDGGVRLFDAAGKELDADASTTDTKLKVELPGALADGTYVVAWRVVSSDGHPIAGALTFSIGAPSEKVAATTAVPQASPTSVRAALGTAQGLTYLGIFGAGGLVVFALLLLPRDNGIDQIRERLLRVARWFAWLVVAAGFSAVVVTTLYQRAEGFSALFSDSPVDIPTGAELVSWAVAAAGVWVGVLAGRRTGDGARVVALVGVVAALGALGLVGHTRAFPPLWLMLSTDLVHVAAGAVWFGGLLGLVISLRRLADRPRLAAQALGRFSALAGWLLLGVAVTGTLLGWRILRDWDNVLTTNFGRVLLVKIGVVAVVAAIAGWNRYRLMPAVLADSGFAARGAAAARMRRTVRVEAVLLVGVLGLTGFLVDRSPVQDSGSVALPGGLDSSTYTGQFGKVKVVAVIEPAKVGKNTVLLQLQDLSGNPLEPLGTPALSVTDGALALGDQAVTNVDSGTYRATVLIPKAATWTIQVSVPLSEFDSPVVSVEVPVLSR, from the coding sequence GTGCCTGTCCTGACGGCCCTGCTCGCGCTGATCGGTGCCGTGCTCACCGCTGGACCGGCCAGCGCGCACGCCACGCTGATCGGCACCGACCCGACCGAGGGTCAGGTGCTCGCCTCGGCGCCGCCCTCGGTCACGTTCAGTTTCGACGAGCCGGTGCGCTCGAGCGACGGCGGTGTGCGCCTCTTCGACGCGGCCGGCAAGGAGCTGGACGCCGACGCGAGCACCACGGACACGAAGCTGAAGGTCGAGCTGCCCGGCGCGCTGGCCGACGGTACCTACGTCGTCGCCTGGCGGGTGGTGTCCTCCGACGGGCACCCGATCGCCGGTGCGTTGACCTTCTCGATCGGTGCGCCGAGCGAGAAGGTGGCGGCGACCACCGCCGTCCCGCAGGCGTCGCCGACGAGCGTGCGCGCGGCGCTCGGCACCGCCCAAGGGCTCACCTACCTCGGCATCTTCGGCGCGGGTGGTCTCGTCGTGTTCGCCCTCCTGCTGCTGCCGCGCGACAACGGCATCGACCAGATCCGCGAGCGACTGCTGCGCGTCGCGCGCTGGTTCGCGTGGTTGGTCGTCGCCGCGGGATTCTCGGCGGTCGTGGTCACGACGCTCTACCAACGGGCCGAGGGCTTCTCGGCGCTGTTCAGCGACAGTCCGGTCGACATCCCGACCGGAGCCGAGCTGGTCAGCTGGGCGGTCGCGGCCGCGGGAGTCTGGGTCGGGGTGCTCGCCGGTCGGCGTACGGGGGACGGGGCTCGCGTGGTCGCGCTGGTCGGAGTCGTCGCGGCGCTCGGCGCGCTGGGCCTGGTCGGTCACACCCGCGCGTTCCCTCCGCTGTGGCTGATGCTCAGCACCGACCTGGTGCACGTGGCTGCCGGCGCCGTCTGGTTCGGCGGACTTCTCGGGCTGGTGATCAGCCTGCGCCGTCTCGCCGACCGCCCTCGGTTGGCCGCCCAGGCGCTGGGACGCTTCTCGGCGCTGGCGGGATGGTTGCTGCTGGGTGTCGCGGTCACCGGCACGTTGCTCGGCTGGCGGATCCTGCGGGACTGGGACAACGTGCTGACCACGAACTTCGGCCGGGTGCTCCTCGTCAAGATAGGCGTCGTGGCGGTGGTCGCGGCGATCGCGGGCTGGAACCGGTACCGGCTGATGCCGGCGGTACTCGCGGACAGCGGTTTCGCCGCCCGCGGCGCAGCGGCGGCTCGGATGCGGCGTACGGTCCGGGTCGAGGCGGTGCTTCTGGTCGGCGTCCTCGGCCTGACCGGCTTCCTGGTCGACCGCTCTCCGGTGCAGGACTCCGGCTCGGTCGCACTGCCCGGGGGTCTGGACTCCTCGACGTACACCGGCCAGTTCGGCAAGGTGAAGGTCGTCGCCGTGATCGAGCCGGCCAAGGTGGGCAAGAACACCGTGCTGCTCCAGCTGCAGGACCTGAGCGGCAACCCGCTCGAGCCGTTGGGGACACCTGCTCTCTCGGTGACCGACGGCGCGCTCGCGCTGGGGGACCAGGCGGTGACGAACGTCGACTCCGGGACCTACCGTGCGACGGTGCTCATCCCGAAGGCGGCTACCTGGACCATCCAGGTGAGCGTGCCGCTGTCGGAGTTCGACTCCCCGGTCGTCTCGGTGGAGGTCCCGGTGCTCAGCCGCTGA
- a CDS encoding LysE family translocator, giving the protein MSPTFLITALVIVATPGTGALFAIAAGLTRGTRAALLAAFASTLGTVPHLVAAITGLAALLHASGIAFQTIKYLGVAYLLWMAWNTWRDRGALTAEPAQTPRSLWSVLGTGITINLLNPKLTIFFVAFLPQFVPTGTPHATLHMLALSGVFMALTFVVFAAYGACAAGLRDRVLARPAVLDRIRKVFAASFAALGLRLGLEGR; this is encoded by the coding sequence ATGAGCCCGACCTTCCTGATCACCGCGCTGGTGATCGTGGCCACGCCCGGGACCGGTGCGCTGTTCGCGATCGCGGCCGGCCTGACCCGCGGCACCCGCGCTGCTCTGCTCGCCGCGTTCGCGAGCACCCTCGGGACGGTGCCGCACCTGGTCGCGGCGATCACCGGACTGGCCGCGCTGCTGCACGCCAGCGGGATCGCGTTCCAGACGATCAAGTACCTCGGTGTGGCCTACCTGCTCTGGATGGCGTGGAACACCTGGCGCGACCGCGGTGCGCTGACCGCCGAGCCCGCGCAAACGCCGCGGTCGCTGTGGTCCGTTCTCGGCACCGGCATCACCATCAACCTGCTCAACCCGAAGCTGACGATCTTCTTCGTCGCGTTCCTGCCGCAGTTCGTGCCGACCGGGACGCCGCACGCCACCCTGCACATGCTGGCCCTCAGCGGCGTGTTCATGGCGCTCACCTTCGTGGTCTTCGCGGCCTACGGCGCCTGTGCGGCGGGGTTGCGTGACCGGGTGCTGGCGCGCCCGGCGGTGCTGGACCGGATCCGCAAGGTCTTCGCCGCGTCGTTCGCGGCGCTCGGCCTGCGGTTGGGGCTCGAAGGTCGCTGA
- a CDS encoding RNA polymerase sigma-70 factor: MTDAAEVFAEHRGLLFTVAYEMLGSAADAEDVVQDSWLRWSARLDKHSLTDEVRDPLAYLVRVVTRQSLNRLRTLQRQRETYVGTWLPEPLVTTADVAEDVELADSVSFAMLVVLETLSPLERAVFVLREVFGFGYDEIAAATEKEPAAVRQLASRARKHVEARRPRVEVPQNSQEIVAQFFLAASTGEVEPLIGLLAPEVVLHTDGGGFKKAALRPIHGATKVARFLAAVVPTDSKVDVSWGTVNGAAALFLYLDDELDAVGTVVAENGLVKEIYLVRNPEKLTGVEVIREVRR, encoded by the coding sequence GTGACGGACGCCGCTGAGGTCTTCGCCGAGCACCGCGGGCTGCTCTTCACGGTCGCCTACGAGATGCTCGGCAGCGCCGCCGACGCCGAGGACGTGGTCCAGGACTCCTGGCTGCGGTGGAGCGCCCGCCTCGACAAGCACAGTCTCACTGACGAGGTGCGCGACCCCTTGGCGTACCTCGTCCGGGTCGTCACCCGGCAGAGCCTGAACCGGCTGCGGACCCTGCAGCGCCAGCGCGAGACGTACGTCGGCACCTGGCTCCCCGAGCCGCTCGTCACCACCGCCGACGTCGCCGAGGACGTCGAGCTGGCCGACTCGGTGTCGTTCGCGATGCTCGTCGTGCTCGAGACCCTGAGCCCGCTGGAGCGCGCGGTCTTCGTGCTCCGCGAGGTCTTCGGCTTCGGGTACGACGAGATCGCCGCGGCGACCGAGAAGGAGCCGGCCGCGGTTCGGCAGCTGGCCTCGCGCGCCCGCAAGCACGTCGAGGCCCGGCGGCCCCGGGTCGAGGTCCCGCAGAACTCCCAGGAGATCGTCGCGCAGTTCTTCCTGGCAGCCTCGACCGGCGAGGTCGAGCCGCTGATCGGGCTGCTCGCACCCGAGGTCGTGCTGCACACCGACGGCGGCGGCTTCAAGAAGGCGGCACTCAGGCCGATCCACGGCGCGACCAAGGTGGCCCGCTTCCTGGCCGCCGTCGTCCCTACCGACAGCAAGGTCGACGTCAGCTGGGGCACCGTGAACGGCGCCGCCGCCCTGTTCCTCTACCTCGACGACGAGCTGGACGCGGTCGGGACGGTGGTCGCCGAGAACGGACTCGTCAAGGAGATCTACCTGGTCCGCAACCCCGAGAAGCTGACCGGGGTCGAGGTCATCCGGGAGGTACGCCGCTGA
- a CDS encoding TIGR03618 family F420-dependent PPOX class oxidoreductase has product MGINQRSQVEMTEEEIQSFLAGKRTANLITLGATGHPHAVAMWFGLIDGVIWFETKAKAQKAINIGRDSRATVLVEDGLTYDTLRGVSLEGNAHIVHDPDALWKVGVSVWERYNGPYSEEVKPLVEFMLLKRVAVRFDVERTRSWDHRKLGLDPIPLGGTTAP; this is encoded by the coding sequence ATGGGGATCAACCAGCGGTCGCAGGTGGAGATGACCGAGGAGGAGATCCAATCGTTCCTGGCGGGCAAGCGCACCGCCAACCTGATCACCCTCGGAGCGACCGGCCACCCGCACGCCGTCGCGATGTGGTTCGGTCTGATCGACGGCGTGATCTGGTTCGAGACCAAGGCCAAGGCGCAGAAGGCGATCAACATCGGCCGCGACTCCCGCGCCACCGTCCTCGTCGAGGACGGCCTCACCTACGACACCCTGCGCGGCGTCTCGCTCGAGGGGAACGCGCACATCGTCCACGACCCGGACGCGCTCTGGAAGGTCGGCGTCAGCGTCTGGGAGCGCTACAACGGGCCGTACTCCGAGGAGGTCAAGCCGCTGGTGGAGTTCATGCTCCTCAAGCGCGTCGCGGTGCGGTTCGACGTCGAGCGCACCCGCTCCTGGGACCACCGCAAGCTCGGTCTCGACCCGATCCCGCTCGGCGGCACGACGGCGCCCTGA
- a CDS encoding DUF2019 domain-containing protein, with protein sequence MAKYRETAEAWAPLTTDQTRKANRLFDAAHELAKNLRRTDEGRAALLTLLDHAVPGVRMFTATECLSFDPGSAVPVLEAIERLADFHSLEAKYALKMFRDGTFDLDW encoded by the coding sequence TTGGCCAAGTACCGCGAGACGGCAGAGGCCTGGGCACCCCTCACCACCGATCAGACCCGCAAGGCGAACCGCCTGTTCGACGCTGCGCATGAACTGGCCAAGAACCTTCGACGGACCGACGAGGGCCGCGCTGCGCTACTGACTCTGTTGGATCACGCTGTCCCCGGAGTGCGCATGTTCACCGCGACCGAATGCCTCTCCTTCGATCCTGGATCAGCTGTGCCAGTGCTTGAAGCGATCGAACGTCTCGCCGACTTTCACTCCCTGGAGGCGAAGTACGCGCTGAAAATGTTCCGCGACGGAACTTTCGACCTGGACTGGTGA
- a CDS encoding sugar-binding domain-containing protein, with protein MTVEPSLTRWGRDLDVDHPLPEHPRPQLARGGDSWINLNGRWEYAFGGPEHPTTWDGEIVVPFSPETELSGVGRQLQPEEFLWYRLRISTSSLTGLAATTGSAGARMLLHFGAVDQVCTVWVNDVEVGSHTGGYLPFSFDVTDALVAEDQTIVVRVRDLSEAGPHARGKQRLDAGRIWYTAQSGIWQTVWLEAVPETYVERLTIVPDLTGLAVTVTTSRQARGPDQTPGATVRVLDGGTLVAEVTGPANTPLRLDVPDPHLWSPADPHLYDLEITCGADLVTSYAALRTFGTGPDADGHQRFLLNGEPIQHVGVLDQGYWPDGLMTAPSDAAIVHDLETVKALGFTVVRKHVKVEPLRWYHHCDRLGLLVWQDVVNGGGRYRELVANLPARWPIRLSDSRYDFFFRSDAAARAEFREEVRATVALLRNTASVAVWVPFNEGWGQFDAAEIAAEVKELDPSRSVCHASGWIDQGGGDVKSYHRYLRPFRFRPRRRERRTHALSEYGGLGLGGESDEVFDYGHCEDADALATAFTRLHTRWITPAVRRGLAATIYTQLTDVETERNGLMTWDRETLKIDAEVVRSVTRAIS; from the coding sequence GTGACCGTCGAGCCCTCCCTCACCCGCTGGGGCCGAGACCTCGACGTCGACCACCCGCTGCCGGAGCATCCGCGTCCTCAGCTGGCCCGCGGCGGGGACAGCTGGATCAACCTCAACGGCCGCTGGGAGTACGCCTTCGGCGGGCCGGAGCATCCGACCACCTGGGACGGCGAGATCGTGGTGCCGTTCTCCCCCGAGACGGAGCTCTCCGGCGTCGGTCGACAGCTGCAGCCGGAGGAGTTCCTCTGGTACCGGCTACGCATCTCGACAAGCTCGCTGACCGGGCTGGCCGCAACGACCGGGAGCGCCGGGGCCCGCATGCTGCTGCACTTCGGTGCGGTCGACCAGGTCTGCACGGTGTGGGTGAACGACGTCGAGGTCGGCAGCCACACCGGCGGGTACCTGCCGTTCTCGTTCGACGTCACCGACGCGTTGGTCGCCGAGGACCAGACGATCGTCGTACGGGTGCGGGACCTCTCCGAGGCCGGACCGCACGCGCGCGGCAAGCAACGCCTGGATGCCGGTCGGATCTGGTACACGGCACAGTCCGGGATCTGGCAGACGGTGTGGCTCGAGGCCGTGCCGGAGACGTACGTCGAGCGGCTGACGATCGTGCCGGACCTGACAGGGCTGGCCGTCACGGTCACTACGTCTCGGCAGGCTCGAGGACCGGACCAGACGCCAGGCGCGACCGTCCGCGTCCTCGACGGGGGCACCCTCGTCGCCGAGGTCACCGGCCCGGCCAACACTCCCCTGCGCCTCGACGTTCCCGACCCGCACCTCTGGTCTCCCGCCGACCCGCACCTCTACGACCTGGAGATCACCTGCGGCGCCGACCTCGTCACCTCGTACGCCGCCCTGCGCACCTTCGGCACCGGCCCGGACGCCGACGGACATCAGCGCTTCCTGCTCAACGGCGAGCCGATCCAGCACGTCGGTGTGCTCGACCAGGGCTACTGGCCCGACGGCCTGATGACAGCGCCGAGCGACGCGGCGATCGTGCACGACCTCGAGACGGTCAAGGCCCTCGGCTTCACGGTCGTCCGCAAGCACGTCAAGGTCGAGCCGCTGCGCTGGTACCACCACTGCGACCGGCTCGGCCTGCTCGTCTGGCAGGACGTGGTCAACGGCGGGGGTCGCTACCGCGAGCTGGTCGCGAACCTGCCGGCGAGATGGCCGATCCGGCTCTCCGACAGCAGGTACGACTTCTTCTTCCGCAGTGACGCCGCCGCCCGTGCGGAGTTCCGCGAGGAGGTCCGAGCAACGGTGGCCCTGCTCCGCAACACCGCGTCGGTCGCGGTCTGGGTCCCCTTCAACGAGGGCTGGGGGCAGTTCGACGCCGCCGAGATCGCCGCCGAGGTCAAGGAGCTGGACCCGTCCCGGTCGGTCTGCCACGCCAGCGGGTGGATCGACCAGGGCGGCGGGGACGTCAAGAGCTACCACCGGTACCTGCGACCGTTCCGGTTCCGCCCGCGCCGGCGCGAGAGGCGCACACATGCGTTGTCCGAGTACGGCGGCCTCGGGCTCGGCGGCGAGAGCGACGAGGTGTTCGACTACGGCCACTGCGAGGACGCCGACGCTCTGGCGACCGCGTTCACGCGGCTGCACACCCGCTGGATCACCCCCGCCGTACGCCGGGGCCTGGCCGCCACGATCTACACCCAGCTGACCGACGTCGAGACCGAGCGCAACGGCCTGATGACGTGGGACCGCGAGACGCTCAAGATCGACGCCGAGGTGGTCCGGTCGGTCACGCGCGCGATCAGCTGA
- a CDS encoding TSUP family transporter — translation MEHEVVALLAGFLLAAVAAPVGVSGAVFLLPVQLSVLSVPNPQVTPTNLLYNVVAGPGAITRYRRQRQLDTALTWALVLGSVPGVVLGAVLRVFVADDPTVFRLIAASVLLPTGLVVLCGSGRLFGASEDPGGRAGAVPRRVGPTIGAGAFVIGMVGGIYGIGGGSILGPLLVGAGFAVTRVAPAALASTWVTSITGVLTYAVLALHTPGTIAPDWGLGIAAGVGGLAGGYVGARLQPRLPERALRALLGLLAFAVGVLYVVQAVA, via the coding sequence GTGGAGCACGAGGTGGTCGCGCTGCTCGCAGGGTTCCTCCTCGCCGCCGTGGCGGCTCCGGTCGGGGTGTCGGGGGCGGTCTTCCTCCTGCCCGTTCAGCTCAGTGTCCTGAGCGTCCCGAACCCGCAGGTGACCCCGACCAATCTTCTCTACAACGTCGTCGCCGGTCCTGGCGCGATCACCAGGTACCGGAGGCAACGCCAGCTCGACACCGCCCTGACGTGGGCACTCGTGCTCGGCTCCGTTCCCGGTGTGGTCCTCGGGGCCGTGCTGCGGGTCTTCGTCGCCGATGACCCGACCGTGTTCCGGCTGATCGCCGCTTCCGTACTTCTGCCCACGGGCCTTGTCGTCCTGTGCGGAAGCGGCCGCCTGTTCGGAGCGTCCGAGGATCCGGGCGGACGGGCCGGCGCTGTGCCGAGACGTGTGGGCCCGACCATCGGCGCGGGGGCGTTCGTGATCGGGATGGTCGGCGGCATCTACGGGATCGGCGGGGGGTCGATCCTCGGGCCGCTCCTGGTCGGTGCCGGATTCGCGGTGACGCGGGTCGCGCCGGCGGCGCTCGCCTCCACCTGGGTCACCTCGATCACCGGCGTCCTCACCTACGCCGTGCTGGCTCTCCACACTCCGGGAACAATCGCTCCTGACTGGGGTCTCGGCATCGCGGCCGGCGTCGGGGGACTCGCCGGGGGCTACGTCGGAGCACGCCTGCAGCCGCGGTTGCCCGAACGCGCGCTCCGGGCGCTGCTCGGTCTGCTCGCGTTCGCCGTCGGCGTGCTCTACGTGGTCCAGGCTGTCGCCTGA
- a CDS encoding carboxymuconolactone decarboxylase family protein, with translation MSTDTHPTTEARRAAARVPLVEGQGLLSRFMGWYSRRTYGDVLDNGLAMLHNKPVLWAVLKFEGKVAKWDKLDPDLKALAQLGSASVIGCSWCMDFGYYATHAQGLDTSKLSEVPLWRESTVFTKLERQVLEYSEAMSVTPLEVTDEMTEALRAELGEDGFVELTMMIAVENERSRFNSALGLTSQGFKDSCELSPR, from the coding sequence ATGAGCACCGACACCCACCCCACCACCGAAGCCCGTCGCGCCGCCGCCCGCGTCCCGCTCGTCGAGGGCCAGGGTCTGCTGAGCAGGTTCATGGGCTGGTACTCGCGCCGCACGTACGGCGACGTCCTCGACAACGGCCTCGCGATGCTGCACAACAAGCCGGTCCTGTGGGCCGTGCTGAAGTTCGAGGGCAAGGTCGCCAAGTGGGACAAGCTCGACCCCGACCTGAAGGCGCTCGCCCAGCTCGGCAGCGCCTCGGTGATCGGCTGCAGCTGGTGCATGGACTTCGGGTACTACGCCACCCACGCCCAGGGCCTGGACACCAGCAAGCTCAGCGAGGTCCCGTTGTGGCGCGAGTCGACCGTCTTCACCAAGCTCGAGCGCCAGGTGCTCGAGTACTCCGAGGCGATGAGCGTGACGCCGCTGGAGGTCACCGACGAGATGACCGAGGCGCTCCGGGCCGAGCTCGGCGAAGATGGCTTTGTGGAGCTGACCATGATGATCGCCGTCGAGAACGAGCGCTCGCGGTTCAACAGCGCGCTGGGGCTGACCAGCCAGGGCTTCAAGGACAGCTGCGAGCTGAGCCCGAGGTGA
- a CDS encoding YigZ family protein: MSYLTIARDARAEIEVSRSRFLCALVRVEDELSARSVVEQARKEHWDARHHCSAFVLGPERALERAHDDGEPPGTGGAPMLDVLRGREVSDVVAVVTRWFGGTLLGTGGLGRAYGDAVRAAFETAALVRRVEQELCDVTVDLAAAGRLEHELRARGTKVLRIDYTDMATLELAVPLIAVPVAEEIVAELTGGAAGLFRRGRRWVDAPVS; encoded by the coding sequence GTGAGCTACCTCACGATCGCCCGGGACGCCCGGGCCGAGATCGAGGTCAGCCGGTCGCGGTTCCTCTGCGCACTGGTCAGGGTCGAGGACGAGCTGTCGGCCCGTAGCGTGGTCGAGCAGGCGCGCAAGGAGCACTGGGACGCCCGCCACCACTGCTCCGCGTTCGTGCTGGGCCCCGAGCGTGCGCTGGAGCGTGCCCACGACGACGGCGAGCCTCCGGGCACTGGCGGCGCCCCGATGCTGGACGTGCTCCGGGGCCGGGAGGTCAGCGACGTCGTCGCCGTCGTGACGCGGTGGTTCGGTGGCACCCTGCTCGGCACCGGCGGCCTGGGCCGCGCGTACGGCGACGCGGTCCGGGCGGCGTTCGAGACCGCGGCTCTGGTGCGGCGCGTCGAGCAGGAGCTCTGCGACGTCACCGTCGATCTGGCGGCGGCCGGACGCCTCGAGCACGAGCTGCGGGCACGCGGGACGAAGGTGCTCCGGATCGACTACACGGACATGGCGACGCTCGAGCTCGCCGTCCCGTTGATCGCGGTGCCGGTCGCCGAGGAGATCGTCGCCGAGCTGACCGGCGGAGCGGCGGGTTTGTTCCGCCGCGGTCGCCGTTGGGTGGACGCGCCGGTCAGCTGA
- a CDS encoding DUF1801 domain-containing protein, which produces MADWREDLVDRVRSLISSADPDIVEEVKWRKASNPDGVPTFSCDGLICTVETYKDKVKLTFAKGASLDDPSGLFNASMDAGTRRAIDVPEGGDLDGDALVELVREAVALNRG; this is translated from the coding sequence ATGGCTGACTGGAGAGAAGACCTCGTGGACCGCGTGCGCTCGCTGATCAGCAGTGCCGACCCGGACATCGTCGAGGAAGTGAAGTGGCGCAAGGCGTCCAACCCCGATGGCGTCCCGACGTTCTCGTGCGACGGGCTGATCTGCACGGTCGAGACCTACAAGGACAAGGTGAAGCTCACCTTCGCCAAGGGCGCCTCGCTCGACGACCCGAGCGGCCTCTTCAACGCGAGCATGGACGCCGGCACCCGCCGGGCCATCGACGTGCCCGAGGGCGGCGACCTCGACGGTGACGCCCTGGTGGAGCTGGTCCGCGAAGCCGTCGCCCTCAACCGCGGCTAG